The following are encoded together in the Cicer arietinum cultivar CDC Frontier isolate Library 1 chromosome 2, Cicar.CDCFrontier_v2.0, whole genome shotgun sequence genome:
- the LOC101500060 gene encoding uncharacterized protein — MYSESAPKPRFVYCPKCWQLLQESPNFDVYKCGGCGTTLQAKKRKSRAVNSESGLYVTDEASRNASGRVSDDKQQYSNGEAEQLVSPQENDLTEKAASSSSAVCSSEENERRDQIENSECNGEKPITAEENILRGKASFSSSGECSSEGNIERGQIENAESNEEQQFTSQENGLSEKRTSSSSGECSFDGNGERGQIENGECNEERPVISQENDLREKATSSSGNCSLDENGGRGQIENGECNEEQLGPLNLSDEEPKNTIDIYKLSDIRHTVSNKGCSNDELSHCDIEASAESTADNSGENANKTNLKLENEELSNGNMPLEGEGNQLISSLDREDSMDEKSALVGVKSQVDIGGNASTAERLNTENLASERGSISEDSPHELKEGIYDNHASSPQNIHHSFDHLRSALDTFHNAEVNNLSLEISGALDELSKSPTTRSSHAYDGSVSSNDAMDERFLGQKIYSFEGGSGKGKDVNRLLYEDVETQHQSNFPDRKYRVMNRNDVPETSRHDDHAHCMRTKKVEFPFKMPFHGSGSQSGYESGSPSNQMFDEVYCSSSYVSPDSIEDPDQEKMKLLRMVYKLQDQLNRTRHANREGIERTAMENHISAYQKSHDFHEGRFYHGSDYPRGDTSYIHGINWHQRHNFLFSAEPTGNSHHVDHPYFNCFPQERQFSREFPPHFPYQREDLCRPHPGHSRCLSHQSYPSSSSPQWLMTSELVHGRETKSCDQRHRSFETNYTRDNPSLTKRHYRPVAGGAPFITCHKCLKLLQLPANFLLFKRVCHRLKCGSCQEVLKFSLQNRTHIVSYTPRAVGPSSSDFDLRNKLTNGMNPHAESHAVDPVSYSDDYGRSISKSYSSEGDHVSVAPVHHSRSGARDNPNVSPSTFEAITEREAPESPPKSSALHQLMGYSSPSQVIRGAPIPSSVEGKETMLNGEH; from the exons ATGTATAGTGAATCGGCACCAAAACCTCGATTTGTATATTGTCCTAAATGCTGGCAGCTGCTTCAAGAGTCTCCAAATTTTGATGTTTACAAGTGTGGTGGATGTGGCACAACTCTTCAAG CTAAGAAACGAAAAAGTAGAGCTGTGAATTCAGAATCCGGCTTGTATGTGACTGATGAAGCTTCTAGAAATGCATCGGGTCGTGTTTCTGATGACAAACAACAATACAGCAATGGAGAGGCAGAGCAGCTGGTTAGTCCTCAAGAGAATGACTTGACGGAAAAAGCAGCCAGTTCATCGTCTGCAGTTTGTTCTTCAGAGGAAAATGAAAGAAGGGATCAAATTGAAAATAGTGAATGCAATGGAGAGAAGCCGATTACTgctgaagaaaatattttgaggGGAAAAGCTTCTTTTTCTTCCTCAGGAGAATGTTCGTCAGAGGGAAATATTGAAAGGGGTCAAATTGAAAATGCTGAAAGCAATGAAGAGCAACAATTTACTTCTCAGGAGAATGGTTTGAGTGAAAAAAGAACTAGTTCTTCTTCGGGAGAATGTTCGTTCGATGGAAATGGTGAAAGGGGTCAAATTGAAAATGGCGAATGCAATGAAGAGAGACCAGTTATTTCTCAGGAGAATGATTTGAGAGAAAAGGCGACTAGTTCATCAGGAAATTGTTCATTGGATGAAAATGGTGGAAGGGGTCAAATTGAAAATGGTGAATGCAATGAAGAGCAGCTTGGACCCTTAAATTTATCAGATGAAGAACCGAAAAATACGATAGATATCTATAAATTATCTGATATCAGACATACAGTATCGAACAAAGGTTGTTCAAATGATGAGCTCTCACACTGTGATATTGAGGCCTCTGCAGAATCGACAGCAGATAACTCAGGAGAAAATGCAAATAAGACTAACTTGAAACTAGAAAACGAAGAGCTAAGTAATGGAAACATGCCATTAGAAGGAGAAGGAAATCAATTAATTAGTTCATTGGATAGAGAAGATTCCATGGATGAGAAATCAGCTCTAGTAGGGGTAAAATCTCAAGTGGACATTGGTGGAAATGCATCTACTGCCGAAAGATTGAATACCGAAAACTTGGCGTCTGAAAGAGGAAGCATTTCAGAAGATTCTCCTCATGAACTTAAAGAAGGTATATATGATAATCATGCATCTTCTCCTCAAAATATTCACCATAGCTTTGATCATTTAAGGTCTGCGCTGGATACATTTCACAATGCAGAAGTAAATAATCTGAGTTTGGAAATTAGTGGTGCACTAGATGAATTATCAAAATCTCCAACCACTAGAAGTTCTCATGCTTATGATGGCAGTGTGTCTTCTAACGACGCGATGGACGAGCGGTTCCTAggtcaaaaaatttattcttttgagGGAGGCTCTGGAAAAGGAAAAGACGTTAACCGCTTGTTATATGAAGATGTTGAAACACAACATCAGTCGAATTTTCCTGACAGAAAGTACCGTGTCATGAATCGAAATGACGTTCCGGAGACATCAAGACATGATGATCATGCACATTGTATGAGAACAAAAAAAGTTGAGTTTCCATTCAAAATGCCTTTCCATGGAAGTGGTTCCCAATCTGGATATGAAAGCGGTAGTCCATCAAATCAAATGTTTGATGAAGTCTACTGCAGTTCAAGCTATGTTTCGCCCGACTCCATCGAGGATCCTGATCAGGAGAAGATGAAACTGTTGAGAATGGTTTATAAATTGCAGGATCAGCTCAACAGAACCAGACATGCAAACCGGGAAGGAATCGAAAGAACGGCCATGGAAAATCATATTTCTGCATACCAAAAAAGCCATGATTTTCATGAAGGAAGATTTTATCACGGTTCAGATTACCCTCGAGGAGATACAAGCTATATTCATGGCATCAACTGGCACCAAAGGCATAACTTTTTGTTTTCAGCTGAGCCAACAGGCAATTCACACCATGTTGATCATCCTTATTTCAATTGCTTTCCTCAAGAGCGGCAATTCTCACGAGAGTTTCCTCCGCATTTTCCTTACCAGCGTGAAGATTTGTGTAGGCCTCATCCAGGTCATAGTCGTTGCTTATCTCACCAATCTTATCCTTCGAGTTCGAGCCCGCAATGGTTAATGACCTCAGAACTCGTACACGGTCGTGAAACAAAATCTTGTGATCAGAGGCACAGATCTTTTGAGACAAACTATACTAGAGATAATCCAAGCTTGACTAAGCGGCATTACCGGCCAGTAGCAGGTGGAGCACCATTTATCACTTGTCATAAATGCTTAAAGCTGCTGCAACTTCCTGCAAATTTTCTCCTTTTCAAAAGAGTATGTCATCGACTCAAATGTGGTTCATGTCAAGAGGTACTTAAATTTTCTCTGCAGAACAGAACTCATATAGTTTCTTACACTCCAAGAGCCGTTGGGCCCTCATCAAGTGACTTTGATCTACGAAACAAACTGACAAATGGCATGAATCCTCATGCTGAATCGCATGCTGTGGATCCCGTGTCATATTCCGATGATTATGGCCGTTCTATCAGTAAAAGTTACTCCTCAGAAGGAGATCATGTTTCTGTTGCACCAGTTCATCACTCGCGTAGCGGTGCACGCGATAATCCAAACGTCTCTCCCAGTACTTTTGAGGCTATAACAGAAAGAGAGGCACCAGAGTCACCGCCAAAAAGTTCAGCACTTCATCAACTCATGGGTTATTCCTCCCCAAGTCAAGTGATAAGAGGGGCTCCAATTCCATCCTCTGTTGAAGGAAAAGAAACCATGCTCAATGGAGAACATTAA